The sequence below is a genomic window from Salicibibacter cibarius.
GTATTCACTTCGCGGTTCATTTCCTGTGTAATAAAATCAAGTTTTCGCCCGATGGCTCCCGGCTCGTCTAACGTCTCCCTGCACTGCTTCACGTGTGCGTGCATTCTGGCCAACTCTTCACTTATATCACTTTTGTCGGCAAAAACCGCAACCTCCGTAAGCAAGCGCTCTTCGTCGACCGTCTCGACCATCGCTGTCATTTTTTCTTCGAGCTTTTGCCGGTAACGGGATTGCATTTCGGGCACACGCGCTTCCAATGTGCCCAAGCATTCAGAAATATGCTGCAAATAGTTTTCTAGTTCCCGGGAAAGCAATCGCCCCTCTTTGCTTCTCATTTCCATCAACCTGTCGCAAGCGTTTTGCATCGCTTTCAAAAATGCTTGGTGGACGGCAGGGGCCTCCCCTGTTTCTTCCTGAATGGAAACAATCTGTTCATTAAATAAAAAATCATTCAATGACAGCTGTCCGTCAAATGCACCGAACGCTTGCATCTGTTCGGCTGCTTGCACATATTGGCGCAACAGATGCCAATCAATATGTAGACGTTTTTCTACGCCAAGGGAGGAGGGACTTCCAGTCAACGTGACGGTTATATCCACCTTGCCTCTCTGCACCTTTTCGTTCACCATTGTACGAGCTTCTTCTTCCCGGCTGCTAAGAGCTACAGGCAAATGAATGTGCACATCAAGAAAACGGTGGTTCACGCTTTTCATTTCAACGCTGATCCGTCCGTCAGCAACTTTTTCTTCCGCAAATCCGTAACCTGTCATACTCGTGACCATTTTGTATCACATCCACTTTTCTCATTTTAAACAATTTTAACGATAAGGACAAGGTATTAAGGTAAAAAATCATTAATTCCGATGGAAGAACCATGATTTTTGATATAGAAAGAGAGGTCAGACGTCGGAAGCCGGAAATCGGACAACAGCTTCTGCATAACACAAGGCCGCCACGGCTTTTTGTTCCTCTCGGAGCAGCTCGACCTTCGTCTGAGGGATTACTTGGTTTCGCTTGTTCCTCTCAGGGCAGCTCGATCTCCGTTTGAGGAATTACTTGGCTTCCTTTGTTCCTCTCGGAGCAGCTCGACCTTCGTCTGGGAGATTACTTGGCT
It includes:
- a CDS encoding YicC/YloC family endoribonuclease, with the protein product MVTSMTGYGFAEEKVADGRISVEMKSVNHRFLDVHIHLPVALSSREEEARTMVNEKVQRGKVDITVTLTGSPSSLGVEKRLHIDWHLLRQYVQAAEQMQAFGAFDGQLSLNDFLFNEQIVSIQEETGEAPAVHQAFLKAMQNACDRLMEMRSKEGRLLSRELENYLQHISECLGTLEARVPEMQSRYRQKLEEKMTAMVETVDEERLLTEVAVFADKSDISEELARMHAHVKQCRETLDEPGAIGRKLDFITQEMNREVNTIGSKGNDQSLSKVVVEMKSILEKVKEQVQNIE